One part of the Brachyspira sp. SAP_772 genome encodes these proteins:
- a CDS encoding fumarate hydratase has product MREIDVNVITENVAKLCIDSNIYLNDDIKNALKKSLAQEEENLPKNILDVLIKNSEIAKEELKPICQDTGMAIIYVDVGMDVHFIGGSLTDAINKGVALGYKEGYLRKSVVNDPLERKNTNDNTPAIIHYNIVEGDKVKIIAAPKGFGSENMGKVAMLPPSAGIDGIKKFVYDTIKTAGANACPPMIVGIGIGGNMEKCVDIAKRALLREVGSKNNDERLQKLEEELLEGINKMNIGPSGFGGKTTALCVHINMYATHITSLPVCVCTGCHATRHREIVL; this is encoded by the coding sequence ATGAGAGAAATTGATGTTAATGTTATAACAGAAAATGTTGCTAAACTTTGCATAGATTCTAATATTTATTTAAACGATGATATAAAAAATGCATTAAAAAAATCTTTAGCACAAGAAGAAGAGAACCTTCCAAAAAATATACTTGATGTACTTATAAAAAATTCGGAAATTGCAAAAGAAGAATTAAAGCCAATATGTCAAGATACAGGAATGGCGATTATATATGTTGATGTTGGAATGGATGTTCATTTTATAGGCGGAAGCTTAACAGATGCTATTAACAAAGGTGTGGCATTAGGGTATAAAGAAGGTTATTTAAGAAAGTCTGTTGTAAATGACCCGCTAGAGAGAAAAAATACAAATGATAATACTCCTGCTATTATTCATTATAATATAGTTGAAGGTGATAAAGTAAAGATTATAGCAGCACCTAAGGGGTTTGGAAGTGAGAATATGGGAAAGGTTGCCATGCTTCCTCCTTCTGCTGGAATAGATGGAATAAAAAAGTTTGTTTATGATACAATAAAAACTGCTGGAGCTAATGCTTGTCCTCCTATGATTGTGGGTATTGGTATTGGAGGCAATATGGAGAAATGCGTTGATATTGCTAAGAGGGCTTTACTTAGAGAGGTGGGTTCAAAAAATAATGATGAGCGTTTACAAAAGCTTGAAGAAGAACTTCTTGAAGGAATCAATAAAATGAATATTGGACCATCTGGTTTTGGAGGAAAGACCACTGCTTTATGTGTGCATATAAATATGTATGCCACTCATATAACATCGCTTCCTGTATGCGTGTGTACGGGCTGTCATGCAACAAGACACAGAGAAATTGTTTTATAA
- a CDS encoding alcohol acetyltransferase — protein MKELYKLDNAAKLFVSIKNKKNIPIFRVSAILKDKVNESILQNALDITMKRFPTFALSIKKGLFWNYFEENNRRLLVEEEKYYPCYNINYKLNNGYLVRVVYYQYRISVEVFHSLADATALISFLKSLLYHYLTLSGKQINDPNEDVFKDSIHTTRDYDDSFKMHTQDKKATTKENKIKNVYLIKGKQLKIYGNNVVHGIFSVENIKKESKKYNVTITAYIASLLAYSIYEAKIKNRLDGKNIVVCIPVNLRTIFPSISLKNFFGVVNVQINTSNELSFDDIIKIVSNEMKEKLQKEKLENFIYQNTKLENNILTKFIPLFIKNFVVNLAFELFEDKLKTLTLSNFGNIILPEDMKEYINHFEAVVYNTINSPLNVGLCSFDDKLSVTFNRTIIETDIIKHFFQNISKVTKTEIYSNDFGV, from the coding sequence ATGAAAGAATTATACAAATTAGATAATGCCGCAAAACTTTTTGTATCTATAAAAAATAAAAAAAACATTCCAATCTTTAGAGTTTCAGCTATATTAAAAGATAAAGTAAATGAATCAATACTGCAAAATGCACTAGATATCACAATGAAAAGATTTCCAACATTTGCACTTTCAATAAAAAAAGGACTGTTTTGGAATTACTTTGAAGAAAATAACAGAAGACTATTAGTTGAAGAAGAGAAATATTACCCATGCTATAATATAAATTATAAACTTAATAATGGTTATTTAGTTAGAGTGGTTTATTATCAATATAGAATATCTGTAGAAGTGTTTCACTCTCTTGCAGATGCCACAGCTTTAATAAGTTTTTTGAAATCTCTGCTTTATCATTATCTCACATTATCAGGAAAACAAATTAATGACCCTAATGAAGATGTATTTAAAGACAGCATACACACAACTCGCGATTATGATGACAGCTTTAAAATGCACACACAAGATAAAAAGGCAACAACAAAAGAAAATAAAATTAAAAATGTTTATTTAATAAAAGGCAAGCAATTAAAAATATACGGCAACAATGTTGTTCATGGAATTTTTAGCGTAGAAAATATTAAAAAAGAAAGCAAAAAATATAATGTTACTATCACAGCCTACATAGCTTCACTTTTAGCGTACTCTATATATGAAGCAAAAATAAAAAATAGATTAGACGGTAAAAATATAGTAGTATGCATTCCTGTTAATCTAAGAACAATATTTCCTTCAATATCTTTAAAAAACTTTTTTGGTGTGGTTAATGTACAAATAAATACTTCCAATGAATTAAGCTTTGATGATATTATAAAAATAGTTTCTAATGAAATGAAAGAAAAACTTCAAAAAGAAAAATTAGAAAACTTTATTTATCAAAACACAAAATTAGAAAATAATATATTAACAAAATTTATTCCATTATTTATAAAAAACTTTGTGGTTAATTTAGCTTTTGAATTATTTGAAGATAAGTTAAAAACTCTCACATTATCAAACTTTGGAAACATTATTCTTCCAGAAGACATGAAAGAATATATTAATCATTTTGAGGCTGTGGTTTATAATACAATAAATAGCCCATTAAATGTAGGTTTATGCAGTTTTGATGATAAACTCTCTGTTACATTCAATAGAACAATTATAGAAACAGATATTATAAAACATTTCTTTCAAAATATTTCAAAAGTTACAAAAACAGAAATTTATTCTAATGATTTTGGAGTGTAG
- a CDS encoding sodium:alanine symporter family protein — translation MVEMIAKINGIINGFVWGPIMLTLLVGTGIFLSIRTGFLQVTQIPLWVKHTFGSLAKKQDADDNITPFQAVSTALASTVGTGNIAGVTTAIVAGGPGALFWMWFAAFFGMVTKYSEVILAVHYRIKDDQGHNHGGPMYYISKGANLPWLGSIFAAFAALACFGAGNMTQTNAMAAVVYQNFGVPKIITGIVVVALTAIIIIGGIRRIATVTEKLVPIMCVIYLAAGIIILALNLDKIPHAFQRVFTEAFNLKQVGAGFMGYTIMIAMKFGFARGVFSNEAGLGTAPMAHGASNSKNPIEQGLWGIFEVLIDTFFVCTLTGLMAIMFLEANQGTTLNGAELISASFGAHLGSIGSVILTVSLILFAFSTFVGWSHYGVVALGYLTKRNKMASYTYRIIFLIVGIIGAVAQLDLIWSIADTLNGLMAIPNLIGLLILSPKVAQLTRDYLKDPSSTIMKD, via the coding sequence ATGGTTGAGATGATAGCAAAAATCAACGGCATTATTAATGGTTTTGTATGGGGACCTATAATGCTCACCCTATTGGTTGGAACTGGTATATTTTTAAGTATTCGAACTGGTTTCTTACAAGTTACACAAATACCTTTATGGGTAAAACATACTTTTGGTTCTTTAGCAAAAAAACAAGATGCTGATGATAACATTACACCTTTCCAAGCAGTAAGTACAGCATTAGCAAGTACTGTTGGTACTGGAAACATTGCTGGAGTTACTACTGCAATAGTGGCAGGAGGACCCGGAGCTTTATTTTGGATGTGGTTTGCTGCTTTCTTTGGAATGGTTACAAAATATTCTGAAGTTATATTAGCGGTTCATTATAGAATTAAAGATGATCAAGGTCATAACCATGGCGGACCTATGTATTATATATCTAAAGGTGCTAATTTGCCTTGGCTTGGAAGTATATTTGCTGCTTTTGCTGCTTTGGCTTGTTTTGGTGCTGGAAACATGACTCAAACTAATGCTATGGCTGCTGTTGTTTATCAAAATTTTGGAGTACCTAAAATTATTACTGGTATTGTTGTTGTTGCTTTAACTGCTATTATAATAATAGGCGGTATTAGAAGAATAGCTACTGTTACAGAGAAGCTTGTTCCTATTATGTGTGTTATATATTTAGCTGCTGGAATCATTATTTTAGCTCTAAATTTAGATAAAATACCTCATGCTTTTCAAAGAGTATTTACTGAAGCATTCAATTTAAAACAAGTTGGAGCTGGTTTTATGGGATACACTATCATGATTGCTATGAAATTTGGTTTTGCAAGAGGTGTATTTTCAAACGAAGCTGGTTTAGGTACTGCTCCTATGGCTCATGGTGCTAGTAACTCTAAAAACCCTATAGAGCAAGGTTTATGGGGTATATTTGAAGTACTTATAGATACTTTCTTTGTTTGTACTTTAACAGGTCTTATGGCTATTATGTTCTTAGAGGCTAATCAAGGTACTACATTGAATGGTGCTGAATTAATATCTGCTTCATTTGGTGCTCATTTAGGAAGCATTGGTTCTGTAATACTTACTGTATCATTAATACTATTTGCTTTCTCAACTTTTGTTGGTTGGTCACACTATGGTGTTGTTGCTTTAGGATATCTTACTAAAAGAAATAAAATGGCTTCTTATACTTATAGAATTATATTCTTAATTGTTGGTATAATTGGTGCAGTAGCTCAGTTAGATTTGATATGGTCTATAGCAGACACTTTGAATGGTCTTATGGCTATACCAAACTTAATAGGTCTTTTAATTTTATCTCCAAAAGTAGCTCAGCTAACAAGAGATTATTTGAAAGATCCTTCTTCAACTATTATGAAAGACTAA
- the alr gene encoding alanine racemase: MYNIAEIDLKALQNNIKIIRSMTENIEKTEKTKLLAIVKANAYGHGIVGISKELEKLNVDALGVATVEEGVKIREADIKTPIVVLFQHFRNESEYVCNYNLTPIISNAECLDDYDKFLKKHDKKLKLYIKVDTGLNRMGAKPKEVLNLAKKVLSYNTLELEGINTHYAASDMFDDASKEFTENQIKVFSEVLNNLKTNGIKINNAHTANSAALLYYKNAYFDMVRAGIVLYGYTEKLHDFGFKPILNLKSRVVLVRKIKKNETVSYGMTWKANKDTNIAVIPIGYADGMSRKLSNNWEVKIKGKYYPIVGKICMDIMMADIGNEDNIKENDDVLVFGDDDRINANTMANKIGTISHEVLVRIGERVKRVYKN, encoded by the coding sequence ATGTACAATATAGCAGAAATAGATCTAAAAGCATTACAAAACAATATAAAAATAATTCGTTCTATGACAGAAAATATAGAAAAGACAGAAAAGACTAAATTACTTGCTATAGTAAAAGCTAATGCTTATGGGCATGGAATTGTAGGAATATCTAAAGAGTTAGAAAAATTGAATGTGGATGCACTTGGAGTTGCTACTGTAGAAGAGGGAGTAAAAATAAGAGAAGCTGATATAAAAACTCCTATAGTTGTTTTATTTCAGCATTTTAGAAATGAATCAGAATATGTTTGCAATTATAATTTAACTCCAATTATAAGTAATGCTGAATGTTTGGATGATTATGACAAGTTTTTAAAAAAGCATGATAAAAAGTTAAAGTTGTATATCAAAGTAGATACTGGCTTAAACAGAATGGGTGCTAAACCTAAAGAGGTTTTAAACCTAGCAAAGAAGGTTTTATCATATAACACTTTGGAGCTAGAAGGAATTAATACTCATTATGCTGCTTCAGATATGTTTGATGATGCTTCAAAAGAGTTCACAGAAAATCAAATAAAGGTTTTTAGCGAAGTACTTAATAATTTAAAAACAAACGGCATAAAAATAAACAATGCTCATACTGCCAATTCGGCTGCGTTACTTTATTATAAGAATGCTTACTTTGATATGGTCAGAGCGGGAATAGTGCTTTATGGTTATACAGAGAAGCTTCATGATTTTGGATTTAAGCCAATACTAAATTTAAAATCTAGAGTTGTTTTAGTTAGAAAAATAAAGAAGAATGAAACTGTTTCTTACGGCATGACTTGGAAGGCTAATAAAGATACAAATATCGCTGTAATACCGATAGGATATGCTGACGGAATGTCAAGAAAGCTTTCTAATAATTGGGAGGTTAAAATAAAAGGCAAGTATTATCCTATAGTAGGAAAGATATGCATGGATATTATGATGGCAGATATAGGAAATGAAGACAACATAAAAGAAAATGATGATGTCTTAGTATTTGGAGATGATGATAGGATTAATGCTAATACTATGGCAAACAAAATAGGTACTATAAGCCATGAGGTTTTAGTACGCATTGGTGAGAGAGTTAAGAGAGTTTATAAAAACTAA
- a CDS encoding PepSY-like domain-containing protein: MKRIICLLIALSIIGSSALFADWYVPLNQVPQAVLATARATYPQAQIWAVEMEHFNVYKVKMNNMMELYIDKAGNLLGQEFDD; the protein is encoded by the coding sequence ATGAAAAGAATAATATGTTTATTAATAGCTTTAAGTATAATAGGTTCTTCAGCTTTATTTGCTGATTGGTATGTACCTCTTAATCAAGTTCCTCAAGCAGTATTGGCTACAGCAAGAGCAACTTATCCGCAAGCACAAATTTGGGCTGTTGAAATGGAGCATTTCAATGTTTATAAAGTAAAAATGAACAATATGATGGAACTTTATATAGATAAAGCTGGTAATTTATTAGGTCAAGAATTTGATGATTAA
- a CDS encoding PepSY-like domain-containing protein — protein MKKIICLLIAVSVIGSSALFADWYIPLNQVPQAVLATARATYPQAQIWAVEMENYNVYKVKMNNMMELYIDKAGNLLGQEFDD, from the coding sequence ATGAAAAAAATAATATGTTTATTAATAGCTGTAAGCGTGATAGGTTCTTCAGCTTTATTTGCTGATTGGTATATACCTCTAAATCAAGTTCCTCAAGCAGTATTAGCTACAGCAAGAGCAACTTATCCGCAAGCACAAATTTGGGCTGTAGAAATGGAAAATTATAATGTTTATAAAGTAAAAATGAACAACATGATGGAACTTTATATAGACAAAGCTGGTAATTTATTAGGTCAGGAATTTGACGACTAA
- a CDS encoding PepSY-like domain-containing protein, whose translation MKKILNVIFIISIFSSLLLAQTNDLAADTNAAAQPATQNDMTMYNPYMQTPDSNVQYGYGVPLSSLPQNTQDFIAKHFQNVEVTYIERDWEDIEVYLANGTQIDFFPNGEWKEVKSYGNMPTTILPANVLATVNKTYPQAAIIKVEKQFTIYEVKLNNMMELYIDGNGNLIGQQFDD comes from the coding sequence ATGAAAAAAATATTAAATGTTATTTTTATTATATCAATCTTTTCAAGCTTGCTATTAGCACAAACTAATGACTTAGCAGCAGATACTAATGCAGCTGCTCAACCAGCAACTCAAAATGATATGACAATGTATAATCCTTATATGCAAACACCAGATAGTAATGTTCAATATGGATATGGAGTGCCGTTATCATCTTTGCCTCAAAACACTCAAGATTTCATAGCAAAGCATTTTCAAAATGTGGAAGTAACTTACATAGAGAGAGATTGGGAAGATATAGAAGTATATTTAGCTAATGGAACACAAATTGACTTTTTCCCTAATGGTGAATGGAAAGAAGTAAAAAGTTATGGAAATATGCCTACTACAATATTACCTGCTAATGTTTTAGCTACTGTTAATAAAACCTACCCTCAAGCTGCTATTATTAAAGTAGAAAAACAATTCACTATATATGAAGTTAAACTCAATAATATGATGGAACTTTATATTGATGGTAATGGTAACTTAATAGGACAGCAATTTGATGATTGA
- a CDS encoding alpha/beta hydrolase, whose protein sequence is MDKKIKKIKNTKKNKNLIKEYLSYPVMAINFIKADKKIKPTKFKYDKNKRQYILYFPAQLKENEKPKKQLIVYIHGGGWREGSADLYRFVGRRFAKEGFNAILLGYRLSKKAKYPAQIEDVFNGFNKALSILKEKNINYSNIVVVGSSAGAHLGALLVYNKDMQKKYNVDINNFKGYISLGGPTDLNVCTNEIITPMLDQLFEWNYNRDLANPYNYIDGSEKNKVLCIHSGLDPICDVQNSINFSNKVNSFNDGLAKCIVFENKEIYHNNLVNGIFFETMDSNNIMDEVFKWIETL, encoded by the coding sequence ATGGATAAGAAAATAAAGAAAATAAAAAATACAAAAAAAAATAAAAACTTAATAAAAGAATATTTAAGCTATCCTGTAATGGCTATTAACTTTATTAAGGCAGATAAAAAAATTAAGCCCACTAAATTTAAATACGACAAAAACAAAAGACAATATATTCTATATTTCCCAGCACAATTAAAAGAAAATGAAAAGCCGAAAAAACAATTAATAGTATATATACATGGCGGAGGCTGGAGAGAGGGAAGTGCTGATTTATATAGATTCGTTGGAAGAAGATTTGCAAAAGAAGGTTTTAATGCAATACTATTAGGTTATAGATTAAGCAAAAAAGCTAAATACCCAGCACAAATAGAAGATGTATTTAATGGATTTAATAAAGCACTTTCTATATTAAAAGAAAAAAATATAAACTATTCTAATATAGTTGTAGTAGGTTCATCTGCAGGTGCTCATTTGGGAGCTTTACTTGTTTATAATAAAGACATGCAAAAGAAATATAATGTTGATATAAATAATTTTAAAGGTTATATATCATTAGGAGGACCAACAGATTTAAACGTATGCACTAATGAAATTATAACTCCTATGCTCGATCAGCTTTTTGAATGGAACTACAACAGAGATTTAGCAAACCCTTATAACTATATAGACGGCAGTGAAAAAAATAAAGTATTATGCATACACTCAGGATTAGACCCTATTTGTGATGTTCAAAACTCAATTAATTTTTCAAACAAAGTTAATAGTTTTAATGATGGTTTAGCTAAATGTATAGTATTTGAAAACAAAGAGATTTATCATAATAATTTAGTTAATGGTATATTCTTTGAGACTATGGACAGCAACAATATAATGGACGAAGTTTTTAAGTGGATTGAAACATTGTAA
- a CDS encoding NCS2 family permease: MEKFFKLKENGTNVKSEIIAGITTFMTMAYILAVNPSVLSATGMDKGAVFTATVVSSIVATLIMGLLANLPFALAPGMGLNAFFAYTVVLGMGYSWQTALTAVFIEGIIFLVLTIFNVREAIVNSIPLNMKRAISVGIGLFIAFIGLQNSKIIINNDATLISLGDITSGSPLLAIIGLLITSLLLAYNVKGAILIGILLTTIIGIPMGITQLSPYASFAPPSLEPVAFKLDFANLLHPNMFIVLFTFLFVDMFDTVGTLVGVCTKANMLTKSGEVPRCKQALFADAVGTIFGACMGTSTVTTYVESASGVAEGGKTGLTAVVAAILFTISLFLSHIFLSIPSAATAPALIIVGLFMMTPILEIDLTDYTEAIPSFVCIIFMPFAYSIAEGITFGILAFTLLKLLTGRTKEITLFTWILSALLLIKILMPFISKFLA, translated from the coding sequence ATGGAAAAGTTTTTCAAACTAAAGGAAAATGGAACTAATGTAAAAAGCGAAATCATAGCTGGTATTACTACATTTATGACTATGGCTTATATATTAGCTGTAAACCCTAGCGTACTTAGTGCTACTGGTATGGATAAGGGGGCTGTATTTACTGCTACAGTAGTATCTTCTATAGTTGCTACTTTAATTATGGGACTTTTGGCTAATTTACCTTTTGCTTTAGCTCCCGGTATGGGGCTTAATGCTTTCTTTGCTTATACTGTTGTGCTTGGTATGGGTTATAGTTGGCAAACTGCTTTAACTGCTGTTTTTATTGAAGGTATTATATTTTTAGTTTTAACTATTTTTAATGTAAGAGAAGCAATTGTAAACAGTATACCTCTTAATATGAAAAGAGCTATTTCTGTTGGTATAGGTTTATTTATTGCTTTTATTGGTCTTCAAAACTCTAAGATTATAATTAACAATGATGCAACATTAATTTCATTAGGAGATATTACTTCAGGCTCTCCGCTTCTTGCTATCATTGGTTTATTAATAACATCTTTACTTCTTGCATACAATGTAAAAGGAGCTATATTAATTGGTATATTATTAACAACTATAATAGGAATACCTATGGGAATTACTCAGCTTTCTCCTTATGCAAGTTTTGCTCCTCCTTCTTTAGAGCCTGTTGCTTTCAAATTAGATTTTGCTAATCTTCTTCATCCTAATATGTTTATAGTATTATTTACTTTTCTTTTTGTGGATATGTTTGACACAGTTGGTACATTGGTTGGGGTTTGTACAAAGGCTAATATGCTTACAAAAAGCGGAGAAGTTCCTCGCTGTAAACAGGCTTTATTTGCTGATGCTGTAGGAACTATATTTGGTGCTTGCATGGGTACTTCTACTGTTACTACTTATGTTGAAAGTGCTTCTGGTGTTGCTGAGGGCGGAAAAACTGGACTTACTGCTGTTGTAGCTGCTATATTATTTACTATATCATTATTCTTATCACATATATTCTTATCTATACCTAGTGCTGCCACTGCACCTGCTCTTATAATAGTTGGTTTATTTATGATGACTCCTATATTAGAAATTGACCTTACTGATTATACAGAAGCTATACCTTCTTTTGTTTGTATTATATTTATGCCTTTTGCTTACAGTATTGCTGAGGGAATAACTTTTGGTATATTGGCTTTCACTTTATTAAAACTATTAACAGGAAGAACAAAAGAGATTACATTATTTACTTGGATATTGTCAGCTCTTTTATTAATAAAGATTTTAATGCCTTTTATTTCTAAATTTTTAGCATAA
- a CDS encoding Fe-S-containing hydro-lyase, translating into MEIKKINTPLTKEILSTLKAGDMISLTGNIYTARDAAHKRLIDMINIGEKLPLDLENKTIFYAGPSPNKPNEVIGSVGPTTSYRMDAYTPKLTELGVLSTIGKGARSKEVIESIKKYGGVYFCAIGGAAAYMSHCVKRCKVIAFEDLGTEAIRELYVEDMMLIVAIDSNGESALKV; encoded by the coding sequence ATGGAAATAAAAAAAATAAACACTCCTCTAACAAAAGAAATATTATCGACATTAAAAGCAGGCGACATGATAAGCCTAACAGGCAATATATATACTGCAAGAGATGCCGCACATAAAAGATTAATAGATATGATAAATATCGGAGAAAAATTGCCATTAGATTTAGAAAACAAAACAATATTTTATGCAGGTCCTTCACCAAATAAACCAAATGAAGTGATAGGAAGTGTTGGACCTACAACAAGCTATAGAATGGACGCCTACACTCCAAAGCTAACAGAGCTAGGAGTTTTATCTACAATAGGTAAAGGTGCAAGGTCTAAAGAGGTTATTGAATCTATAAAAAAATATGGAGGTGTTTATTTTTGTGCAATAGGCGGGGCTGCTGCATATATGTCTCATTGCGTGAAGAGATGCAAAGTAATAGCTTTTGAAGATTTAGGCACTGAGGCTATTAGAGAGCTTTATGTAGAGGATATGATGCTAATAGTGGCAATAGATTCTAACGGGGAGAGTGCTTTAAAGGTTTAA
- a CDS encoding DUF6320 domain-containing protein, protein MPYCSNCKLEIKTNKCPLCFSELENKNNTYCEEYPSYDWYYKKIKKVNAKKIVSLVAVSAIVIIMLVNISTSSKYNWAMISIVSVASAYFTYICFTASIFYLRQKLLIEFFILLPLVIIIDIFSGFYKWSFNYVMPFLSLGLNLSMLIIAIIDHKYFNEYVSYIISAAFISMLIIILPLFNFLYWSSLAAFGSGIIVILTMIILFRNEFILSLKKIFNA, encoded by the coding sequence ATGCCTTATTGCAGCAACTGTAAATTAGAAATAAAAACAAACAAATGCCCATTATGTTTTAGTGAATTAGAAAATAAAAATAATACATATTGCGAAGAGTATCCTTCCTATGATTGGTATTATAAAAAAATAAAAAAAGTTAATGCTAAAAAGATAGTTTCTTTAGTTGCTGTAAGTGCCATCGTCATTATAATGCTTGTTAATATATCAACTTCTTCAAAATATAATTGGGCTATGATATCTATAGTGTCTGTTGCATCTGCATATTTTACCTATATATGTTTTACAGCTTCAATATTTTATTTGAGGCAAAAATTATTAATAGAGTTTTTTATACTTCTTCCTTTGGTGATAATAATAGATATATTCAGCGGATTTTATAAATGGTCTTTCAATTATGTAATGCCTTTTTTATCGCTTGGATTAAATCTTTCAATGCTCATAATAGCAATTATAGACCATAAATATTTTAATGAATATGTTTCTTATATAATTTCTGCTGCTTTTATATCTATGCTAATTATTATTTTACCGCTATTTAATTTTCTATATTGGAGTAGTTTGGCTGCTTTTGGTTCGGGTATAATTGTTATTCTTACTATGATTATACTATTTAGAAATGAGTTTATTTTATCTTTGAAAAAAATTTTTAATGCATAA